A region of Deinococcus rubellus DNA encodes the following proteins:
- the folP gene encoding dihydropteroate synthase: MADFNLRFGFPVPGSVWVADGWQLSWQGCAVMGIVNVTPDSFSDGGRGVEAALIHARQLHRDGALILDIGGESTRPGAQAVDAATELDRILPVIRGLVGSGAVISVDTLKPEVAAAALAAGAHLVNDVSGLRNPQMLTVCAERGAPACIMHMQGGPRTMQVSPHYGDVVAEVLGFLAAQAALALAAGVPGVLLDPGIGFGKTSHHNLALLRALPELTSQPWPVLVGGSRKKFLAALSGEPQGQADTRDAASLALHLHAARAGAAMVRAHDVRAHVLALRVFSALESA; encoded by the coding sequence GTGGCCGACTTCAATCTGAGGTTCGGCTTTCCTGTGCCCGGCAGTGTGTGGGTAGCGGACGGCTGGCAATTGAGCTGGCAAGGCTGCGCCGTCATGGGCATCGTCAACGTGACGCCCGATTCGTTCTCGGATGGTGGGCGCGGCGTGGAGGCAGCCCTGATTCATGCCCGGCAACTCCACCGGGACGGCGCGCTGATTCTCGACATTGGCGGCGAGAGCACCCGGCCCGGCGCGCAGGCAGTGGACGCGGCCACCGAACTGGACCGGATACTCCCGGTCATTCGCGGGCTGGTCGGGAGCGGGGCCGTCATCAGCGTCGACACCCTGAAGCCGGAGGTTGCCGCCGCCGCACTGGCCGCCGGAGCGCATCTGGTCAATGACGTGTCGGGCCTGAGGAACCCGCAGATGCTGACCGTCTGTGCCGAGCGCGGGGCACCCGCCTGCATCATGCACATGCAGGGTGGGCCGCGCACCATGCAGGTTTCTCCGCACTACGGCGACGTGGTGGCTGAGGTGCTCGGGTTTCTGGCTGCCCAGGCGGCTCTGGCCCTGGCAGCGGGCGTGCCGGGCGTGCTGCTCGATCCCGGCATCGGCTTCGGCAAGACGTCCCACCACAACCTGGCCCTGCTGCGTGCCCTGCCGGAGCTGACATCGCAGCCCTGGCCGGTGCTGGTGGGCGGCAGCCGCAAGAAATTCCTGGCCGCACTCTCGGGCGAGCCGCAGGGCCAGGCCGACACCCGCGACGCCGCCAGCCTGGCGCTGCACCTCCACGCGGCGCGGGCGGGTGCGGCGATGGTCCGGGCCCACGACGTGCGAGCGCACGTGCTGGCGCTGCGGGTCTTCTCGGCGCTGGAGAGCGCATAA
- the folB gene encoding dihydroneopterin aldolase, with amino-acid sequence MDERDEHLAGSLGNGPGKVVLKGLAFHGRHGVYQEEAVFGARFVVDAELHYDFADIADELAQAVNYAAVYDLIARIVTGERWQLLEALSARLARALLSDQPRLSAVTVRVHKPHAPLPGVFEDVYAELHLSRPGPAGPPTDA; translated from the coding sequence ATGGACGAGCGAGATGAGCATCTGGCGGGCAGTCTGGGCAATGGGCCGGGCAAGGTCGTCCTGAAGGGCCTGGCCTTTCACGGGCGGCACGGCGTTTATCAGGAGGAGGCGGTCTTCGGGGCGCGCTTCGTCGTGGACGCCGAACTGCACTACGACTTCGCCGATATTGCCGATGAGCTGGCCCAGGCCGTCAACTACGCCGCCGTCTATGACCTGATCGCCCGCATCGTCACCGGAGAGCGCTGGCAACTGCTCGAAGCGCTCTCGGCGCGGCTGGCCCGCGCCCTGCTCAGTGACCAGCCGCGCCTCAGCGCCGTGACGGTTCGCGTGCACAAGCCGCACGCGCCGCTGCCGGGGGTCTTTGAAGACGTGTACGCCGAGCTGCACCTGAGCCGCCCCGGTCCGGCTGGCCCGCCTACCGATGCCTGA
- the folK gene encoding 2-amino-4-hydroxy-6-hydroxymethyldihydropteridine diphosphokinase: MPEAAVEVALIALGANLGDPAAALHWALKELAALGEVQAVSGFHRTAPVGGPPGQPDYLNAAARLQTRLPAPPLLAALLDIETRFGRVRRERWGARLLDLDLIAYGALVLDTPDLTLPHPRAWQRAFVLRPLSEVAPDFAHPVTGQTVGQALATLEEHA; the protein is encoded by the coding sequence ATGCCTGAAGCGGCGGTCGAGGTCGCTCTCATTGCGCTGGGGGCCAACCTGGGCGATCCGGCGGCAGCGCTGCACTGGGCGCTGAAGGAGCTGGCGGCGCTGGGCGAAGTGCAGGCCGTCTCAGGTTTTCACCGCACCGCTCCGGTGGGTGGACCGCCGGGCCAGCCGGACTATCTCAACGCCGCTGCCAGGTTGCAAACGCGGCTGCCTGCACCGCCATTGCTCGCAGCACTGCTGGACATTGAAACCCGCTTCGGACGGGTGCGCCGCGAGCGCTGGGGGGCGCGTCTCCTCGATCTCGATCTGATCGCTTACGGCGCGCTGGTGCTCGACACGCCCGACCTGACCCTGCCGCATCCCCGCGCCTGGCAGCGTGCGTTCGTGCTGAGGCCGCTCTCGGAGGTGGCCCCCGACTTCGCCCATCCCGTCACCGGCCAGACGGTGGGGCAGGCGCTGGCGACGCTTGAGGAGCATGCCTGA
- a CDS encoding PASTA domain-containing protein — MARIDGKYEVVEERSQSGGQTIYSVRADALPGAEVGELLRLSWFEVAAPDERNAFHRYRTALKALAPAGLADVVARPGAYYAVWREVPGTPLAAFQMQPVKNEAALSALRDLAARLAVQGFALMDADIVMDGDTPQIAFLTPATRTPQEAESLSAAALTPINQGKVRRQRPPRSVWTWIPGLACLVGAAYFGAQAAQIYLNPPVADVPAVLGQPAQAAADRLATLGYRVQYAEGDERGAALGAVIAQEPGGGSTLHLGRLITLTVNNPPTLTVPRLEEQTLDQAKAALGENFLKLGSVSSVDGALSGTPKGRVVAQLPAPGAVIRRGQSVRLLISTGVSVQQTWLPDLRGLPFDDARDLVRRAGLTVTTVKPESSDSAQNTVLRQSPAAFTKVDSGSPVTLVVAQTRYQAPVVSPPPLPVPPLPLPPALPTPDQTPGSGGVDSGSPAAQPEFAPTTPGDTSPATPVPSTPTPSTPTGSPPATSTPVVPATPVPETPTTPPPTSPTPATPESPTSTTPAAPPPTAVRTVPMTYTFPGNLPDGTTEIVVRDEDGERVILPATDSAQLRGAVARRDDVSVRGNYTFTVRVNGQDYATFGP, encoded by the coding sequence ATGGCGCGGATAGACGGCAAATACGAAGTGGTAGAGGAGCGCTCGCAAAGCGGCGGCCAGACGATCTACAGCGTGCGGGCCGACGCGCTGCCGGGAGCTGAGGTCGGCGAACTGCTGCGGCTGTCGTGGTTCGAGGTCGCTGCGCCCGACGAGCGCAACGCCTTTCACCGCTACCGCACGGCCCTCAAGGCGCTGGCCCCGGCGGGCCTGGCCGACGTGGTGGCCCGCCCCGGTGCGTACTACGCCGTCTGGCGCGAGGTGCCGGGCACGCCGCTGGCGGCTTTTCAGATGCAGCCGGTCAAGAACGAGGCGGCGCTCAGCGCCCTGCGCGATCTGGCCGCCCGGCTGGCTGTCCAGGGTTTCGCGCTCATGGACGCCGACATCGTGATGGACGGAGACACACCCCAGATCGCTTTTCTGACGCCCGCGACCCGTACCCCGCAGGAGGCCGAGTCGCTGAGCGCGGCGGCACTGACCCCGATCAATCAGGGCAAGGTGCGCCGTCAGCGCCCGCCGCGCAGCGTCTGGACCTGGATACCGGGGCTGGCCTGCCTGGTGGGGGCGGCGTATTTCGGTGCCCAGGCTGCCCAGATTTACCTCAACCCGCCGGTGGCCGACGTGCCCGCCGTGCTGGGGCAACCGGCCCAGGCGGCGGCGGACAGGCTGGCGACCCTGGGTTACCGGGTGCAGTACGCCGAGGGGGATGAGCGCGGCGCGGCGCTGGGGGCCGTCATCGCCCAGGAACCCGGCGGCGGCAGCACCCTGCACCTGGGAAGGCTGATTACCCTGACCGTCAACAACCCCCCGACCCTGACGGTCCCGCGCTTGGAGGAGCAGACGCTCGATCAGGCCAAGGCGGCGCTGGGCGAGAACTTCCTCAAGCTGGGAAGCGTGTCCAGCGTGGACGGCGCGCTCAGCGGCACCCCCAAGGGCCGTGTGGTGGCCCAGTTGCCTGCCCCTGGCGCGGTGATCCGGCGCGGCCAGAGCGTGCGGCTGCTGATCAGCACCGGCGTCTCGGTGCAGCAGACCTGGCTGCCGGATCTGCGTGGCCTGCCGTTTGACGACGCCCGCGACCTGGTGCGCCGCGCCGGGCTGACGGTCACCACCGTCAAGCCGGAGAGCTCGGACTCGGCGCAAAACACCGTGCTGCGCCAGTCGCCCGCCGCCTTTACCAAGGTCGACAGCGGCTCGCCGGTGACGCTGGTGGTGGCCCAGACCCGCTACCAGGCCCCGGTGGTCAGCCCGCCGCCGCTGCCGGTGCCGCCGTTGCCACTGCCGCCCGCGTTGCCCACCCCCGACCAGACACCTGGCTCCGGCGGTGTGGACAGCGGCTCTCCGGCAGCACAGCCGGAATTCGCGCCGACCACGCCGGGCGACACCTCGCCCGCGACTCCAGTTCCCTCGACGCCGACCCCCTCAACGCCCACCGGCTCGCCGCCAGCCACCTCGACTCCAGTGGTGCCTGCCACGCCAGTTCCGGAGACGCCCACGACTCCGCCACCCACCAGCCCAACACCTGCCACGCCGGAGTCGCCAACGTCGACGACCCCTGCCGCGCCGCCGCCCACCGCCGTGCGGACCGTGCCGATGACCTACACTTTTCCCGGCAATCTGCCGGACGGCACCACGGAGATCGTGGTGCGCGATGAGGACGGCGAGCGGGTCATTCTGCCCGCCACAGACAGCGCCCAGCTCCGGGGCGCGGTGGCCCGGCGCGACGACGTGAGTGTGCGCGGCAACTACACCTTCACGGTGCGGGTCAATGGTCAGGACTACGCGACTTTCGGGCCGTGA
- a CDS encoding cysteine desulfurase family protein — protein sequence MVRTTRLSGRERRQDPVIYLDYAATHPLTPLALAAYQRAAAVPGNPASIHVAGQAARELLEEGRAAAAAALGVSPLTLTALSGGTEADNQVLLGSFPEAWEGGGQGHLITSSIEHSAVLAPARALAARGVAVTFLEPQPGGLIDPQQLREALRPGTRLVSLHHANNEIGALQDVAALAEVAHTGGAKFHTDAVQSPGVAALDLLGWGVDYASFSAHKWGGPLGVGLLYVRRGLELPPLLLGGGQERGLRSGTQNAPGLYAAGLSLQAAVAAQPQTHAHLRALNDQLTARLSGEADLHANHTPAGSPKVASFTAQGADGEALLMNLDFAGVCVSAGSACSAGTMQPSHVLLALGLNDADALATVRLSFGAATTPQEVEAAASALVAAARASRL from the coding sequence ATGGTCAGGACTACGCGACTTTCGGGCCGTGAGCGGCGGCAAGACCCGGTGATCTACCTCGATTACGCTGCCACCCACCCGCTGACCCCGCTGGCACTCGCGGCTTATCAGCGCGCCGCCGCCGTGCCGGGCAACCCGGCCAGCATTCACGTCGCCGGGCAGGCCGCCCGCGAATTGCTGGAGGAAGGTCGGGCAGCAGCGGCGGCGGCGCTGGGGGTCTCGCCGCTGACCCTCACGGCGCTCAGCGGCGGCACCGAGGCCGACAACCAGGTGCTGCTCGGCAGCTTTCCTGAAGCCTGGGAAGGAGGCGGCCAGGGCCACCTGATTACCTCCAGCATCGAGCATTCGGCAGTGCTGGCTCCGGCCAGGGCGCTGGCGGCGCGCGGGGTGGCCGTCACCTTTCTCGAACCGCAGCCCGGTGGCCTGATTGATCCGCAGCAACTCCGTGAGGCGCTGCGCCCCGGTACCCGGCTGGTCAGTCTGCACCATGCCAACAACGAGATCGGCGCGCTGCAAGACGTCGCCGCGCTGGCCGAGGTGGCCCACACGGGCGGCGCGAAGTTTCACACCGACGCGGTGCAGTCGCCGGGCGTCGCGGCGCTCGACTTGCTGGGCTGGGGCGTGGACTACGCCAGCTTCAGCGCCCACAAATGGGGCGGGCCGCTGGGGGTGGGCCTGCTGTATGTCCGGCGCGGCCTCGAATTGCCGCCGCTGCTGCTGGGCGGCGGGCAGGAGCGCGGCCTGCGCAGCGGTACCCAGAACGCGCCGGGCCTCTACGCGGCGGGCCTGAGTCTGCAAGCGGCGGTGGCAGCCCAGCCGCAGACGCACGCCCATCTGCGCGCCCTCAACGACCAGCTCACGGCGCGGCTCTCGGGCGAGGCGGACCTGCACGCCAACCACACCCCGGCGGGCAGCCCCAAGGTGGCCTCGTTCACGGCGCAGGGCGCAGACGGCGAGGCGCTGCTGATGAATCTGGATTTCGCCGGGGTGTGCGTCTCGGCGGGCAGCGCCTGCTCGGCGGGCACCATGCAGCCCAGCCACGTGCTCCTGGCGCTGGGCCTGAATGACGCTGACGCCCTCGCCACCGTGCGCCTGAGTTTCGGGGCCGCGACCACCCCGCAAGAAGTTGAGGCGGCGGCCTCGGCGCTGGTTGCGGCGGCCAGGGCCAGCCGTCTGTGA
- a CDS encoding GGDEF domain-containing protein — translation MFRLQKPKPGVPLETLNLLRRQGFGLLAPLSALAALLALVFQRGNVDPLDKMALPLIAVLMLGLELSLRRHWLKLERALNLTYGVCSAYLLALFYHQFSSFVPRYGMLSEGVLWFPVLYMMAFILWTPRRAAQVVGTQIGLTLLITFAQTVPLWQSGRLGDRLLASLAQFFLSGILIALVQYVVGSARQQYEDMRRLAYVDTLTGLPNRRAAQSLLDRLDSGQQPYALVLFDLDYFKQVNDRYGHAEGDMVLTQTAQLCGQHLAAPNLLARWGGEEFLMILPNVSAEAARAAAERARSNLAAYSFASGPVTASFGVAQTAAEGGHSPHEQVLEIADLALRQAKASGRNQVRAAGDGPDPLIHLSDPRKTRFG, via the coding sequence ATGTTCCGCCTCCAGAAGCCGAAGCCGGGCGTGCCACTTGAAACCCTCAACCTGCTGCGGCGGCAGGGGTTCGGCTTGCTGGCTCCACTCAGCGCGCTGGCAGCGCTGCTGGCCCTCGTGTTTCAGCGCGGCAACGTTGACCCGCTCGACAAAATGGCCCTGCCACTGATCGCGGTGCTGATGCTGGGCCTGGAACTGAGTCTGCGGCGGCACTGGCTTAAGCTCGAACGGGCGCTCAACCTGACATATGGGGTGTGCAGCGCGTACCTGCTGGCACTCTTTTATCATCAGTTTTCCTCGTTCGTACCCAGGTACGGGATGCTCAGCGAGGGCGTGCTGTGGTTTCCGGTGCTCTACATGATGGCGTTTATTCTCTGGACGCCCCGGCGGGCAGCGCAGGTGGTAGGCACCCAGATCGGCCTCACGCTGCTGATCACCTTTGCCCAGACGGTGCCGCTGTGGCAGAGCGGGCGACTCGGTGACCGGCTGCTGGCCTCGCTCGCTCAGTTCTTTCTCTCGGGCATATTGATTGCGCTGGTTCAGTATGTGGTGGGCAGCGCCCGGCAGCAGTACGAGGACATGCGCCGCCTGGCCTACGTGGACACCCTCACCGGCCTGCCCAACCGCCGCGCTGCACAGAGCCTGCTCGACCGGCTGGACAGCGGGCAGCAGCCCTACGCCCTGGTGCTGTTCGACCTCGACTACTTCAAGCAGGTCAATGACCGCTACGGCCACGCCGAGGGCGATATGGTGCTGACCCAGACCGCGCAGCTGTGCGGGCAGCACCTCGCTGCGCCAAATTTACTGGCACGCTGGGGCGGCGAGGAATTTCTGATGATCCTGCCGAATGTCAGCGCCGAGGCGGCCCGCGCTGCCGCCGAGCGCGCCCGCAGCAACCTGGCCGCCTACAGCTTCGCGTCGGGGCCAGTAACCGCCTCGTTCGGTGTGGCCCAGACCGCCGCTGAGGGCGGACACAGCCCACATGAGCAGGTGCTGGAAATCGCCGATCTGGCGCTACGCCAGGCCAAGGCCAGCGGACGCAACCAGGTGCGGGCAGCGGGCGACGGACCCGACCCGCTGATCCATCTCAGCGACCCCCGAAAAACCAGATTCGGTTGA
- a CDS encoding ABC transporter ATP-binding protein, with protein MFSRPAARSSAPDDPQASRPDPASLLRLLRYVRPYLGWLLLGILTTLLSAGLSLVFPKLFGNLIDASFLKRAPGGVADTGPLDRIVLLLLGVFAVVAVFTALQTFLISRVGVRVVADLRRAVFAHLLSLSPRFFASRRTGELTSRLTSDVSTVQTVVSSALAQLLSQIVTLIGGVTLMVLTSFRLSLFTLGVIPLIIGTAIVIGLRIRRAARDVQDKVAAANASAEEAISGVRVVQSFTAEDLERGRYGQGVEASFQASLRRIRLSSSLAGIMTFLAFGSLAGVLWYGGRQVLGGELTPGKLVSFLFYALQVGLGVGGLTGVFSQVQEALGASSRLFELLDTRSDLPLPAVPTPLCRLSGRVRFEDVSFGYGDEVGGPTLSGLDLDVLPGQTVALVGPSGAGKSTLVSLLPRFYDVTGGALTVDGVDVRQADLEELRAQVGLVPQETLLFSGSVAENILYGRQDADPQEVRAAARAANAEEFILKLPQGFDTAVGERGVKLSGGQRQRVAIARAILKNPRVLILDEATSALDNESEALVQDALEKLMVGRTTFVIAHRLSTIRGADLIVVMDAGRIVQRGTHAELLAEGGLYKDLYELQFRAEDRPVRMQAALPGA; from the coding sequence ATGTTCTCGCGTCCCGCTGCCCGCTCTTCCGCTCCAGACGATCCGCAGGCTTCCCGCCCTGATCCGGCCAGCTTGCTGCGGCTGCTGCGCTACGTCCGGCCTTACCTGGGCTGGCTGCTGCTGGGCATTCTGACGACCCTGCTCTCAGCGGGCCTGAGCCTGGTGTTCCCCAAACTGTTCGGCAACCTGATCGACGCCTCGTTTCTCAAGCGCGCGCCGGGCGGGGTGGCCGACACCGGGCCGCTCGATAGGATCGTGCTGCTGCTGCTGGGCGTCTTCGCGGTGGTGGCGGTGTTTACCGCGCTGCAAACCTTTCTGATCTCGCGGGTGGGCGTGCGGGTGGTGGCCGATCTGCGCCGGGCGGTGTTCGCGCACCTGCTGAGCCTCAGCCCGCGCTTTTTCGCCTCGCGGCGTACCGGCGAACTCACCAGTCGCCTCACCAGCGACGTGTCCACCGTGCAGACGGTGGTGAGCAGCGCCCTGGCGCAACTCCTCAGTCAGATCGTCACCCTGATCGGCGGCGTCACGCTGATGGTGCTGACCAGTTTCCGGTTGAGCCTGTTTACCCTGGGCGTCATTCCGCTGATCATCGGCACGGCCATCGTGATCGGCCTGCGAATTCGCCGGGCGGCCCGTGACGTGCAGGACAAAGTGGCTGCCGCCAACGCCAGCGCCGAGGAGGCCATCAGTGGCGTGCGGGTGGTGCAGAGTTTCACCGCCGAGGATCTGGAGCGCGGGCGCTACGGCCAGGGCGTCGAGGCCTCGTTTCAGGCGTCGCTGCGGCGCATCCGGCTCTCGTCGTCGCTGGCGGGCATCATGACCTTTCTGGCGTTCGGCAGCCTGGCTGGGGTGCTGTGGTACGGCGGACGGCAGGTGCTGGGCGGCGAGTTGACACCGGGCAAGCTGGTGAGTTTTCTGTTTTACGCCCTGCAAGTCGGCCTCGGCGTGGGCGGCCTGACCGGCGTCTTTTCTCAGGTGCAGGAAGCGCTGGGGGCGTCCTCGCGCCTGTTCGAGCTGCTCGATACCCGCAGCGATTTGCCGCTGCCCGCCGTACCCACCCCACTGTGCCGCCTCAGCGGGCGGGTGCGTTTCGAGGACGTGTCGTTCGGGTACGGTGACGAGGTGGGAGGGCCGACCCTCTCCGGCCTCGATCTGGACGTGTTGCCGGGGCAGACGGTGGCGCTGGTCGGGCCAAGCGGGGCTGGGAAGTCCACCCTGGTCAGCTTGCTGCCGCGCTTCTACGACGTGACCGGCGGCGCGCTGACGGTGGACGGGGTGGATGTGCGCCAGGCTGATCTGGAGGAGCTGCGCGCCCAGGTGGGACTGGTGCCGCAGGAAACATTGCTGTTTTCCGGCAGCGTGGCCGAGAACATCCTGTATGGACGCCAGGACGCCGACCCGCAGGAAGTCAGGGCAGCGGCGCGGGCCGCCAACGCCGAGGAGTTCATTCTGAAGTTGCCGCAGGGGTTTGACACGGCGGTGGGCGAGCGCGGCGTCAAGCTGTCGGGCGGGCAGCGCCAGCGCGTCGCCATTGCCAGGGCCATATTGAAAAATCCCCGCGTCCTGATTCTGGACGAGGCCACCAGCGCCCTGGACAACGAATCGGAAGCGCTGGTGCAGGACGCCCTGGAAAAGCTGATGGTGGGCCGCACGACCTTCGTCATCGCCCACCGCCTTAGCACCATTCGCGGCGCGGACCTGATCGTGGTGATGGACGCCGGACGCATCGTGCAGCGCGGCACGCATGCTGAGCTGCTCGCCGAGGGCGGCCTCTACAAAGACCTCTACGAGTTGCAGTTTCGCGCCGAGGACCGTCCGGTACGGATGCAGGCGGCGCTGCCGGGGGCCTGA
- a CDS encoding DsbA family protein — translation MTPTTIYFDFLCPYAWRGLELADVLRRDHAQTFELRHFSLVQGNHPENAASRHVPIWWLTDQASDGGSAAQSGSLRAFLADQAAAKQGEEARWAFALALFRAVHQGKAELNEATLQAAAQTAGLDLARFDTDRQDDQSRADLRADLAAAAELGVFGTPTFVLPQGHAAYFRFANLVPPQQALDTYQLYVSVLESDARIETVKRAKRA, via the coding sequence ATGACGCCCACCACCATCTACTTCGATTTCCTGTGCCCCTACGCCTGGCGCGGCCTAGAGCTGGCCGACGTGCTGCGTCGAGATCACGCCCAGACCTTTGAGCTGCGCCACTTCAGTCTGGTGCAGGGCAACCATCCCGAGAACGCTGCCAGCCGCCATGTGCCGATATGGTGGCTGACCGATCAGGCGTCGGATGGGGGCAGCGCTGCGCAGTCGGGCAGCCTGCGGGCTTTCCTGGCCGATCAGGCGGCGGCAAAGCAGGGCGAGGAGGCGAGGTGGGCCTTCGCGCTCGCGCTGTTCCGGGCGGTTCATCAGGGAAAGGCCGAGCTGAACGAGGCCACCCTCCAGGCGGCGGCGCAGACGGCGGGGCTGGATCTGGCCCGCTTCGACACAGACCGTCAGGACGACCAGAGCCGCGCCGATCTCCGGGCTGATCTGGCTGCTGCTGCCGAGCTGGGCGTCTTCGGCACGCCGACCTTCGTGCTGCCGCAGGGCCACGCCGCCTATTTCCGTTTCGCCAACCTGGTGCCGCCGCAACAGGCGCTGGACACCTATCAGCTCTACGTGTCGGTGCTGGAAAGTGACGCCCGCATCGAGACCGTCAAGCGGGCCAAGCGCGCCTGA
- a CDS encoding VWA domain-containing protein — translation MTRALLPDLTTFAVHLRRAGFSVGPGDLADALRAAEGLGLLDFGVLEAAWGVIFARTREQAKAFPVLFRAYFPTPPDAPERPSPDPARNETEPTEPPTESAEDADEDAESLAESSVAGSERPTPGEDAPDEADEPGQLLQTRLSPHAGQGAPPRLALGETALYAEAARALLGGVRLGRSRRRRVGMSGPQVDVRATLQAARRTGGEPLNLRYRLRPPRPPRVLLLLDGSRSMAPYAALLLRYAAALSARSRKVEVYSFSTSLERLTPLLRAGLGASSGESWGGGTRIGENLARLLRLGRAHLRPDTLLVILSDGLDTGEPPQLVEALKKLRARVGGVVWLNPLAAQTGYLPLARGMAAALPHLDVFAGVDGVGDLLALPGQVRRALR, via the coding sequence GTGACCCGAGCGCTGCTGCCGGACCTCACGACCTTCGCGGTCCACCTGCGCCGCGCCGGGTTCAGCGTCGGCCCCGGCGACCTCGCGGACGCGCTGCGGGCCGCCGAGGGGCTGGGGCTGCTGGATTTCGGTGTGCTGGAAGCCGCCTGGGGTGTCATTTTCGCCCGGACCCGCGAGCAGGCGAAGGCTTTCCCAGTTCTCTTCCGGGCGTATTTCCCGACGCCCCCCGACGCGCCCGAGCGGCCCAGTCCCGATCCGGCCAGAAACGAGACCGAGCCGACTGAGCCGCCCACTGAGAGCGCTGAAGACGCGGATGAGGATGCCGAGAGCTTGGCCGAATCTTCTGTCGCGGGAAGTGAGCGCCCCACGCCGGGCGAGGATGCACCAGACGAAGCGGACGAACCGGGCCAGCTCCTTCAGACCCGCCTGAGTCCGCACGCCGGGCAGGGTGCGCCACCCCGCCTGGCCCTGGGCGAGACGGCGCTGTACGCCGAGGCGGCCCGCGCCCTGCTGGGCGGTGTGCGGCTGGGCCGCTCGCGGCGGCGGCGGGTGGGGATGAGCGGCCCCCAGGTGGACGTGCGCGCCACCCTGCAAGCCGCCCGCCGCACCGGGGGCGAGCCGCTCAACCTGCGCTACCGCCTGCGCCCGCCCCGCCCGCCGCGCGTGCTGCTGCTGCTCGACGGCAGCCGCAGCATGGCCCCTTACGCTGCACTCCTGCTGCGCTACGCTGCCGCACTCTCGGCCCGCAGCCGCAAGGTCGAGGTGTATTCGTTCAGCACCTCGCTGGAGCGCCTGACTCCCCTGCTGCGCGCCGGGCTGGGTGCCAGCAGCGGCGAGAGCTGGGGCGGCGGCACCCGCATCGGCGAGAATCTGGCGCGGCTGCTGCGGCTGGGCCGCGCCCACCTGCGTCCCGACACCCTGCTGGTGATTCTGAGTGACGGCCTGGACACCGGGGAGCCGCCGCAACTCGTGGAAGCGCTGAAAAAGCTGCGCGCCCGCGTCGGCGGTGTGGTCTGGCTCAACCCGCTGGCGGCCCAGACCGGCTACCTGCCGCTGGCACGCGGGATGGCGGCGGCGCTGCCCCACCTCGATGTGTTCGCGGGTGTGGATGGGGTGGGGGATTTGCTGGCGCTGCCCGGTCAGGTGCGGCGGGCCTTGCGCTGA
- a CDS encoding carbohydrate ABC transporter permease has product MYLGLVIAALFFLLPIYLLVVTAFKTPDAINLATTWQLPKFLNWASFSDAWAKVGGNMGNSLFLAVVATAISAMLGSLNGYALSKWRFKGANTLFALMLFGMFIPYQSVLIPLFQFIKSLGLYGSIWGLILAHVVYGIPITTLIFRNFYADVPDALVEAATIDGAGFWGIYARVIFPISIPGFVVVIIWQFTQVWNEFLFAATLTSSGSQPVTYALSQLAGGQAVSWNLPMAGAILAAIPTLLVYIVLGRYFVRGLLAGSVKG; this is encoded by the coding sequence ATGTATCTAGGCCTGGTCATCGCTGCGCTGTTTTTCCTGCTGCCGATCTACCTGCTGGTCGTGACCGCCTTCAAGACGCCCGACGCCATCAACCTGGCGACCACCTGGCAACTGCCCAAATTTCTGAACTGGGCCAGCTTCTCGGATGCCTGGGCCAAGGTCGGCGGCAACATGGGCAACAGCCTCTTTCTGGCGGTCGTCGCCACCGCCATCAGCGCCATGCTGGGCAGCCTCAACGGCTACGCGCTGAGCAAGTGGAGATTCAAGGGCGCGAATACCCTGTTCGCGCTGATGCTGTTTGGCATGTTCATCCCCTACCAATCGGTGCTGATTCCGCTGTTTCAGTTCATCAAGTCGCTGGGGCTGTACGGCAGCATCTGGGGCCTGATCCTGGCGCACGTCGTCTACGGCATTCCGATCACCACCCTGATCTTCCGCAACTTCTACGCCGACGTGCCGGACGCGCTGGTGGAGGCGGCCACCATCGACGGCGCGGGCTTCTGGGGCATTTACGCCAGGGTCATTTTCCCCATCAGCATTCCCGGCTTCGTGGTGGTCATCATCTGGCAGTTCACCCAGGTCTGGAACGAGTTTCTGTTTGCGGCCACGCTCACCTCGTCCGGCAGCCAGCCGGTGACCTACGCTCTCTCGCAACTGGCGGGCGGACAGGCGGTGTCGTGGAACCTGCCGATGGCGGGCGCGATTCTGGCGGCCATCCCGACCCTGCTGGTCTACATCGTGCTGGGCCGCTATTTCGTACGCGGTCTGCTGGCGGGCAGCGTCAAGGGCTGA